A section of the Pseudovibrio sp. M1P-2-3 genome encodes:
- a CDS encoding metal-dependent hydrolase has product MKITYWGHSAFRIEIKDAVILIDPFLSGNPHFPKDKSVEQVSSGVTHVLLSHGHDDHLGDALDILKNTGAQLSSCFEVCMWASSHGIESINPMGCGGRVDVGPFKVALTNAVHSSSSQAETGTPIYMGNPNGLIIEAEGEPTLYHMGDTDIFGDMALINELYAPKVGLVPIGDRFTMGANTAAMACKRYFNFKQIIPMHYATFPILDQSADAYVKHMEADAKKVSVLALADEIEVSC; this is encoded by the coding sequence ATGAAGATCACATATTGGGGACATTCCGCTTTTCGAATAGAAATTAAAGACGCGGTGATACTTATTGATCCGTTCCTGTCGGGAAACCCCCACTTCCCGAAGGACAAAAGCGTAGAACAGGTCTCAAGCGGCGTCACGCATGTCCTTCTTTCGCATGGACACGATGACCACTTGGGCGATGCTCTGGATATTCTCAAGAATACAGGGGCTCAGCTTTCCTCTTGTTTTGAAGTCTGTATGTGGGCCTCTTCCCATGGCATAGAAAGCATCAACCCCATGGGATGCGGAGGCCGTGTGGATGTGGGCCCCTTTAAAGTGGCGCTCACCAATGCAGTTCACAGCTCGTCATCGCAGGCAGAGACCGGCACCCCCATTTATATGGGAAACCCCAATGGCCTGATCATTGAGGCAGAAGGTGAACCCACGCTCTACCACATGGGAGATACTGATATTTTCGGTGATATGGCGCTAATCAATGAGCTTTACGCACCAAAAGTGGGGCTGGTCCCCATTGGCGACCGGTTTACCATGGGTGCAAATACTGCCGCTATGGCGTGCAAGCGCTACTTCAATTTCAAGCAGATAATACCCATGCACTACGCCACTTTCCCCATTTTGGATCAAAGCGCGGATGCGTATGTTAAGCATATGGAGGCTGACGCTAAAAAAGTATCTGTGCTTGCGCTCGCAGACGAGATCGAGGTTAGCTGCTGA
- the ruvX gene encoding Holliday junction resolvase RuvX → MANDPTYSTEEFEAHLQYGQRVLGMDLGTKTIGLALSDMGRRIASPLETIKRKKFTIDTDRLLELCAQHQVCGLVLGLPLNMDGTEGPRAQATRAFARNLAQRTDIPITYWDERLSTAAVTRTLIEADRSRARRSELVDKMAASYILQGLLDRLQVGATSFFND, encoded by the coding sequence ATGGCAAATGACCCAACTTATTCTACAGAAGAATTTGAAGCTCACCTTCAATACGGACAGCGCGTTCTTGGCATGGATCTTGGCACGAAGACCATTGGCCTTGCCCTTTCCGACATGGGGCGGCGCATCGCGTCTCCTCTTGAGACCATCAAACGCAAGAAGTTCACCATTGACACTGACCGCTTACTCGAACTTTGTGCCCAACATCAGGTTTGCGGGTTGGTTCTCGGGCTACCACTGAACATGGACGGAACAGAAGGCCCACGCGCACAAGCCACACGCGCTTTTGCCCGCAATCTGGCCCAGCGTACGGACATTCCGATTACTTATTGGGACGAGCGCCTTTCCACCGCAGCTGTAACCCGTACACTTATTGAGGCTGACCGCTCCCGTGCACGGCGAAGTGAACTGGTCGACAAAATGGCAGCTAGTTATATTTTACAGGGGCTTCTGGATCGTTTACAGGTTGGCGCCACTTCATTTTTCAACGACTAA
- the ung gene encoding uracil-DNA glycosylase, which produces MHQDALEPQWRKVLGSQFTQPYFKEIENALKERGEAGAVIYPPEDQRFSAFNATPFSKVSVVILGQDPYHGSGQAHGLSFSVQPDVKIPPSLRNIYKELESDLGITAPKHGFLQAWAERGVLLLNTSLSVEEGKAGAHAKLGWELFTDSAIEALSEKRQGLVFVLWGAHAQKKTKLIDCQKHLVLSGAHPSPLSAYRGFFGSKPFSKINAFLKEQGGDAIDWSLPALD; this is translated from the coding sequence ATGCATCAAGATGCATTGGAACCTCAATGGCGTAAAGTTCTTGGTTCCCAGTTCACACAACCCTATTTTAAAGAGATTGAAAATGCTTTGAAGGAGCGGGGAGAGGCTGGGGCAGTCATTTACCCGCCAGAGGATCAACGCTTTTCCGCTTTTAATGCAACGCCCTTTTCAAAAGTATCCGTCGTGATTTTGGGGCAGGATCCCTATCACGGCTCTGGGCAGGCACATGGACTGTCGTTTTCTGTTCAGCCGGATGTGAAAATCCCGCCTTCCTTGCGCAACATCTATAAGGAACTGGAGAGTGACCTTGGAATCACTGCGCCCAAACATGGTTTCCTGCAAGCTTGGGCAGAGCGGGGTGTTTTACTATTGAACACCTCGCTTTCTGTTGAAGAGGGTAAAGCGGGAGCCCATGCAAAACTGGGCTGGGAGTTATTTACGGATAGCGCCATTGAGGCTTTGAGCGAGAAAAGACAAGGTCTTGTCTTTGTGTTGTGGGGAGCTCATGCGCAGAAAAAAACTAAGCTGATTGACTGCCAGAAGCATTTGGTGTTGAGCGGGGCTCACCCTTCTCCCCTTTCTGCTTACCGTGGTTTTTTTGGCTCCAAACCATTTTCCAAGATCAATGCATTCCTGAAGGAGCAGGGGGGGGATGCCATTGACTGGTCCTTGCCCGCATTGGATTAA